Genomic DNA from Bacteroidales bacterium:
AAATAAAAAGAGCATAGAATCGATGGTATTGGCAGGAGCTTTCGATGATTTTGAAAATATTAATCGTGCTACTTTTTTCCATAGAGAATCGGATAATAATCTAAACTTCTTGGAACAAGTAATTAGCTTTGGTCATAAATATCAAGATGAACAAAACTCATCACAAGTTAGTCTGTTTGGCGATTTAGGTTCAGTTGAACTCCCCGATCCTAATATTCCTATAGTTCAAGAATGGCCTGAGTTAGAAAAACTTGCAAGAGAAAAAGATGTCGTTGGATTTTATTTAACAGGACATCCCTTAGATAATTTTCGGGAAGAAATCAATCACTTCACTAATCAAAAAATTGGATCCTTTGCTAATAACTTAAACAAGTTTAAAGAACAATCAATTACATTTGCCGGAGTTATTACTTCTCCTGCCGATAAAAACAAAATTACAAAAACAGGAAAACCATTTGGCTCTTTTCAAATAACAGACTATTCCGGAAGTACTAACATTACCCTCTTTGGTGAAGAATTTGAAAAACACAAAGACTTACTAGATAGAATGGGACAATTTTTATTAGTCAAGGCACAAGTTAAAAAGCCAAAGTGGAAAAAAGACACTGATGACTACGAATTAAAAATTATCCAATTAGAACTACTTGCTGATGTTTTTAATAAGTATGTAAGCAAAATAGACTTAGGTATTCCTCTTATATCTATTTCAGGCAAAATAGCTCAGGATATAAGTAGCTTTGCAATAAACAACCCAGGAAAAGCCAATGTATATTTTCATATTATTGATAATGAAGAACGGCTAACATTACGACCATCTAAATTAAAGGTTAATCCTAAAGAATTTCTAGTCGGAGTCCGCCAATTTAGTGATATTCAGGTAAAAATTAGTTAAGAATAATTATTACTCGGGTTCAGTATAAAGAAATGTCAATTACATAAAAAGCCATTCGCCGGTAGGCGAATGGCTTTTTTAACATTTGTTGAAAAGACTTATTCTTTTTCTACTGATTTTTTTACTGCCTTAGTTGTTTTTGATGCTGTAGTTTTCTTGGCAGGAGCTTTTTTAGCAACGGTTTTCTTAGTAGAGGTTTTTTTAGTAACTGCTTTCTTAGTCGTAACTTTTTTAGCAACCACTTCTTTAGCCGAAGCCTCTTCTTTTACAACTTTTGCTTTTTTAGTTTTTTTTGGTATAACTATAGCTTTTTCAGTTTTCCTAGGTCTTCTTACTCCATAAGAACCCATTATAATTTTTCCTCTTCTAGTTTTTTTATCTCCTTTTCCCATAGCATAGTTCGTTTAATATAAATACAAAAAGTAAAGGTAATTAGAAATAACGAATAGTCAAGTGTATTCACAATCAGAATCGTTAAAAGTCCATATTTTTCCCTTAAAAAATCTTAAATTATTTGCTAAACAATGTTTTTTCTACATTATCAGCTTCTTTAACAACAGCACGAGCCCAATCTAACTTTACATCCAAAATTTCCGATTCGCTTAATTTCCAATCAATATCTTCTGTTCGCATTTTATTGCTTAATTCCTGAAGACATAAAGCAGCCGAAACGCTAATATTATAACTTTCGGTAAACCCATACATAGGAATTTTTACAAATACATCTGCCTGTTCTTGAACAACTTTCGATAAACCCTTTAATTCTGTTCCGAAAAATAAAGCCGTTTTCTTATCCATATCTAAATCCGACAACATAATATCATCGGTATGCGGCAAAGTAGCAACAATTCTGTAACCCTCTGCTTTAAGCTTTTGTATAGCTTTTAATGTATTATTTTCAGATTCATTATAACGATGTAGTGTTAACCATTTTGATGCACCTAAAGCAACTTCAGGATTTATTATATACTCATTTCTATTTTCAATAATATGAACATCTTGTATACCAAAGCAATCTGCCGTTCTTAAAACAGCA
This window encodes:
- a CDS encoding 30S ribosomal protein THX translates to MGKGDKKTRRGKIIMGSYGVRRPRKTEKAIVIPKKTKKAKVVKEEASAKEVVAKKVTTKKAVTKKTSTKKTVAKKAPAKKTTASKTTKAVKKSVEKE
- a CDS encoding RNA methyltransferase — its product is MDLTKEQKKQLLNKLLGFISDHKNQLFDEIIQYRTRYLTVVLEDIYQPQNASAVLRTADCFGIQDVHIIENRNEYIINPEVALGASKWLTLHRYNESENNTLKAIQKLKAEGYRIVATLPHTDDIMLSDLDMDKKTALFFGTELKGLSKVVQEQADVFVKIPMYGFTESYNISVSAALCLQELSNKMRTEDIDWKLSESEILDVKLDWARAVVKEADNVEKTLFSK